The Macadamia integrifolia cultivar HAES 741 chromosome 3, SCU_Mint_v3, whole genome shotgun sequence genome segment CCATGATCTCTTTAGATTAAAAGCTTACTTacgccttttattttttttcattaaagctTATTATAGGTAATTTGTGCCCTGTTTTGGTGCTGCTCTACCTAGGTGATAATAATAAAGGTGATGACAGAAATGGAATATATGCCAGTGGTCAACAATGGCTTCAACACCATCATATTATTGGAAGAGTTGTGGGGTAAGAAAAGAGTCTGCTTGCAAAATTCACATTGAATGCTGGTGAATAACTTCATGTGGAACTACTGAACTTATTGCTTATATGCACAGAATTGTTGATCCTGCAGCTTATGTATATGATTTAGCTGAGGTTGATTGGTTAACTATTGGCCTTAAGCTCATTTAAGTACTCTGATTGACCAACTCATTGATTTTGTTCATTTAAAAAGCAGTTCAGAATTTCAGATGGTAGCTGTCAAGCTCAACTTGAATTCTGAtttactctctttctctctaacATCTTTTGTCGTATATATTCTTGTATTTTGGGTCTTTTATTCTGATTTAGGCTATGTCTTGTAGGTTTCTACCTTACGCCGGCTGGGTAACTattattttgaaagaaaagCCTGTAATAAAGGTTTGATTAAGCATTTTATTTACTTGACATGAAAATGTCCCTGATTTTACCTTTGTATTCTTCATTTTAAGTTTAAGAGGAAACttaatttatgtttttaaatcTTGGGGAAACCTTAAAAAATTTCCCTACCTCTGTAGGAAATCTCAGGAACTTTACCAGTAACAGGAAAACAAGTTCATCCAAAAGATTTCCCTGCCTCTGCACTATGCACTTTATGcttaaaaatatcatttgtttGGGAAAAAGATACAGTTCATTGAAGGGTTAAAACAATGTTGGTTTTGCAGTATCTTCTATTTGGACTTCTAGCATTCTGGTCATCAGTTTGAAGAGATTAAGTAGCTTTTTTGGCCAATGAATTGTTATGGAAGATGTGATCATCAAGCCTTGAGAGGAGGgcattcttttgttttctaacAAATGTTGGAATATGATGAAATTGGTGTTCTTTGTTACAGCCTAAAATGAAATCTGtgatctaaaaaataaaagaggttGGTAATGTTTCTGAGCCTATATGCAGAAATTAAAATTGGCCTTTTTGAGGGCCTGTATTCAACTTTTAGCTAGTTTTTACAGTACAGAAGTAATCAGTGTCATAGCTTTGATGTTCATACATTTTCTGGTGTAGAAGGGTTTGAATCATCTGGGTGTATGAAGAAAGTCCCAACTGAAAGATTTTCTGGAATCCCCAACCCCACTCCGGCACTCCCACAGTCCCACCCAACAAAACTAGAGATGTAAACGGATCAAAAAAGAATTGGATACTGATTGGATGTGATCAGATCTAGATATTCCCTGAATGGATACAAATTCTGATGCAAATCATATTCGGATTTTCAACTGTCTGTTTACATCCCTAACTTGTGTAAATCAGACCTCCTCCCTCAAGCAGATACAATTTACTCTCAATTGATGTCTCTCAATTTTCTtagctcttttcctcattctctagaacctgtTTAAagttcaagaaccctcaaaatcattagtTAGTTAATTTTTTATCATCCATATCCTATGCAACCCAATCCACCAAATTTTGAAAGTCCGTCTAGACTTCTACAGCTTCAACTCCCAAATCTCTTTCCTTTTGAATTCCTTGTAGAAATCtccttgattttgattcttgtgCACTCCCAATATAACCAAAATTCAATAGAAACAATTATTGAGGCCCAACCTGTTTCAGATGTTTCTAAGTTAAGACTTCCATCACATATAACAACATTGACCCCATTACGGAGAAGCTCATAGTATTCAGTTAGGCTAAAGGAGAAGGTCAAGATGTGTAAATAAGATCCATTATTAAAATTTCCCAAAATTCTTATGGTTGGCATTTCGATATGACAATGATTTCTAACAGACCAAATGAAATAACTGGTAATAGAGAAAACAGagattaagaaagagaaagatccATTCTTGATAAACTAGATGAATTGAATAAATTAGGAATCAGATTTGCAAGAGAAGTAACTTGGAGGCATTCAACTCTCAAACCCCCAATATTCCTGCTGCCCATAATATTTTAGTGAAAGAGCAAGATATGAACAAATGgcaattagtttctatttcaataGAATAAAACACACATTGATGCTTAGGAAATGACCTATTCCATCCATAGTGGAAATCCCTCACGAAGTTTCCACATGAAAAGTTGAAACTTGGGATGGCTCTTGAATTTCCACAATAaagataactttttttttttactttaatattgatttgatttgatttttctttgtttatttcttttgcaaccaaatgaaagtaGAACTACTCAATGTTATCCTCGAATTTATAAAAGAGGTATGGGTATATAGCTTCTtcggagaaaaaaaagagaagccgACTTAGAGTTAAGAAAAAAtgtataaataaatgaaatgaggGGGATCTAtggattgggatcctctccaaAGCGTTGATTGTTCAGGTCTTGTCCATAGCTATTTGGGTGATTGACATGTGTTTAAACAGTGATTCAACGACTCTCGATGCGACGCCTTTGTTCTGGTCGATAGAAGCACAACTGTTGGATCATCATTTGGACACATGTCGATCACCTAGGTAGCTATGGGCTAACTTGGACGACCAGTGCTCAGGAGAGGAGCTGGATCCAGGATCTATATATCCTGTGTGTATTAGCATCTCTCACACCTCTTTCTCTTCCCTAAGTTAATGAACACATGGGAGAGAGTGCCTCACGACTGCCTCACAAGTCGCATACATGCATGGTGTTAAAACTCAGATTGGATCGATCAACATTAGTCATATCGAAATGGTATTGGCCTTGATTGATCTTCGATCCTAACCTTTCTAATCCTAATACACATGTATGATCCAAtgataaattaataataaaaattgatttaaaaaaaaaaaatcagggatAAATTTGTCCAATACAATCTAACATAGGTTGATCTGGATTGATATCAAAATGGTATTGACCTTGACCAATCTCATGACTTTTCCCAAGTTTTAAGACTTCGCATATAGTGGGAATCCACATGACTAAGGAGGACTAGCAGTGATGTTTATCATTTTCTCATAGATGAAAGTTATAAGAGATTAAATCATATTGAATTGAATCCATTTCAATTCTCCACCCCCcaacacccaaaaataaaaaataaaaaataaaaaatgataaagaaaaCCGATATAAAACAAATACACACTCTTTCTCCTCATGAAAATGACTTTCTTTGCAATCTTCATTGGTGTGCTCCTTTGTGAAGTTTGCTAAAAAATCCTCTcctatataaaattaaaaaaaaaaatcaatttaatcagtgaaatttttatacagtagttattattattattattatctaatAATTTGAAAAAGGGCGTGGGTTCTTTGAGTTAGTATTATAGAGGAAGTCACAAATGGTATCATAGATTAGAGGGCAGCAAAATCACCTaatttgagagaagagagaaagagggaaacaaaggtgctagtgtaccctacccTAGTAACTTGAGAACTATTTCCCTTTTCTAGCTTCAGTAGCGTTATATTCTATTTATGCCCCACTGAAGACACCGTTTTGTTGTATATCAGATGGTTAGGGGATCAGATATGGACCGTGGAATTATGCCTCTCCATTGACTAAACTAGTGTAGTCCAACCTTccattttatagaaaatagTTTCCCTTCACTTTATTAACCAATAACCACACCAGCTTTTATAGGCCCGAAATAGATTTTGAATAAAACTAGATATAtcaaagaggggagagagaaagttacTTGGTTCACATGGCCCTTATGTCAGCATGGATCAATGGGAGCATGCAACCAAGCATCTAATGGGGAGGGGTAGGATGGTAATTTAGCCATCCATGTCTATAAGTTCAAAAGTGCACAATTGACTAGGCTAACGTCCTTTTCTCCATAAAATAGAATGCATATTCTAATCTAGACGATGCACGCACCTACTAGAATTTGGATCCGTTGCACACTTTCACTTTGGACTCacatgtgaggatccaacacgTGTCCCTTTTACTTTCATATACATATGTATCTTCACCCGTGTAATGGTAGGAAGTGGAACATGTATTAGATCCTCACATATATGTCCAGATGAATGTAAGTGTAGTGGATTGAAATTCCACCTACAATAATAAGGGATTGGGATTTATAATACCCCAAAANNNNNNNNNNNNNNNNNNNNNNNNNNNNNNNNaaaaaaaaaaataaataaataaaataaaaaataaaaaataagggctAATGGTGTCTAATAAATTTTTGGGAAGACTACCTAGTTAGGGTTTCTCATTACTAAATTACTCAGTTATTGTTTGGGTTTAAAAAACTACCCTAGTAActtcatttttccatttttacacCTACCTCTACTATCTGAagatggtattgcacggaattgtacaagatcggaattgcagacgatttcaacccctctCTCTTGCCCCCGCCTTACCCTGCTTCCTGTCCTTGTCGACGGTGCCCATTACCAGCAACATTTGCTGCTGTcctatttctcttcctttcacTAATCTATGGGCCTGCCTTCATTGGAGGCGCTATCGATTTCAAACGGGTGGAGGGCAGGAGGAAGAACACAAGATGGTGCGAGCAGGGAAGAGGAGGGTGTGAGGAAGGGTTGCAAGAGGTGGGGCGGGATGGAGATATGGAAATGCTGCACTGTGTGCTCATCATGTGTTTCGTTCAAGGTTCAAAATTAACGGAAGCCCAACAACTTTCTCATGACATCATCCAGAATCCCAAATCAGAAATGTGTCACTTTACACGTTTCCAAAAAAGCATTAAGAACCAAATTCCCTGAATCCTCTTGGAAGTATTTGGCTTCCAATTTCAACGATCTCTTCAGATCTCTCCTTACACGATTCATGGCAAAAAATATGTCAGTAAATAATAGtaaccccaccccccctccccccggcAATAAGATGGATTCAAATCGAGATCTAAATCTAATACAAGGGAAATTCTGTGTCGGATATGGCTGAAGACCCACTTCCGCTTTAAATCCTGTTGATTTGTGAATCTTGATACATGACTCCACTTCGCAAAATCTTGATCTGCTCCTTGTTGGGCTTGAAAAATAACCAGAATTTTTTAATTCTCCAGGGATTACAGAGACCTGTTTCAAGTTCTCTAAATAGAAGTAGGGCTGGCCGGAGTGGTTACAAGGAAGGTGATCCGAGTAGGGGAAGTTGGAGGGTCCTTGGAGGTAAAAATGGTAAtcgttttgggtagttttgtaaacctaaacctacctagtatattttttttaactaaaacataaaatgactagttttgtaaagaaaaacccaaaagtgggtaatcatgtaattttccctagaATTTTACAAGCTAGCATCTCATGCATCATAGCTTCGTAAGATCCTCCTCCTTGCATCTTAGTCTTCTTAGTTGTtcaatccatcttttgttgcaATTTATTCTCTCCACTATTGCTACACTCGTCCTCTATCCTTGCCCCAACCCCTCCACCTTCTGGCAACCTTCGGCTCTCCCCCTTCCCTGATAGGAGACAGAGCtacagagaaaataaaatgcaaatCCTCTCATTTTTATGAGACCCTGCAAGACTGCAAATTACACTGGAAGAGTGGCGAACAAGGAGTGAAGGTTGGTGTCTATGAAGTTTAAactttgaaatggaaaaatggTAAGGGAAGGGACATGGGGATGAGCAAACAAAAAATCTTGAGAGTGACACCAACCTTTGCCGAAGAACACTATCAATTTTTAAATGGGAGACTACCAAATGCTGACTAACATGGAAAGGAATAGTGAATCAAACTATTATCATTTGAATACTTAAGGAGAGAATACCCAAATACCTAAGTCTGGAGTTATTAAGAGGTCTGTAAAACTCAATCTCAAAAGCTAGAGGGTGCCATTATTGCTTTAGCGAGGGACCCAACACACCAATCTTTGTCATTTGCACTCAAAATCCTTTTCGTATCTCATTCGCTGAGAAGCTGGGACActcaaatttgatgcaaaagAGGAAGACGCAGTATGGAGGAGAGAGGAATGCAACGATGCCGGGGCCACAT includes the following:
- the LOC122074730 gene encoding signal peptidase complex catalytic subunit SEC11C-like isoform X3 → MSKSPIHSGDIVVFNVEGRDIPIVHRVITVHERRGTGEINFLTKGDNNKGDDRNGIYASGQQWLQHHHIIGRVVGFLPYAGWVTIILKEKPVIKEISGTLPVTGKQVHPKDFPASALCTLCLKISFVWEKDTVH